One segment of Hemibagrus wyckioides isolate EC202008001 linkage group LG05, SWU_Hwy_1.0, whole genome shotgun sequence DNA contains the following:
- the znf692 gene encoding zinc finger protein 692 isoform X2 — translation MFFSESKKTKPPECSRKLNSFRGNGYVVQMSTEPLLTICFTHIPTPGRLFLLSIMASNKEAQRRQRRRELDARRSRLRVRLGSWPDSWSKLKDQLGFSLHSELAQFLLDSYSCKVCSSGSGDGNEVVSVTVSSLDQLILLVHSHGQQCPSTPRLQPDPCRQEVKERPLAEDPETFTRLSETAELHLRYVCEGGHAFTWCPIHTQRDDDGEMSKRGSAAPSGIRERQRKGTKQDEVFRTRSARGRSVNDGFGQSDETERVTSPASGENEEAEQLCDRDVQVAASQEGSDASLLLASTTEIRDVLQAAVPNSTTRGRERTEDAPETRKAEQCRRRAGARRKSSRQKDEVSQMSSRRNRKPTPKLILPCEFDGCWKIFSSRQYLNHHMKYQHFQQKTFACSHPSCGKSFNFKKHLKEHEKLHSDQRDYICEFCARAFRTSSNLTIHRRIHTGEKPLQCEVCGFTCRQKASLNWHMRKHDAERGYRFACEICGRRFEKRDNVTAHRSKSHPDHVTSDLPKESTANDL, via the exons ATGTTCTTCTCTGAAAGTAAGAAAACCAAACCCCCTGAATGTTCTAGAAAGCTCAACAGCTTCAGAGGCAACGGATATGTTGTTCAAATGAGCACAGAGCCCTTATTAACGATCTGCTTTACTCACATTCCTACTCCAGGGCGTTTATTtcttctctccatcatggcTTCTAATAAAGAGGCTCAGCGCAGGCAGCGGCGGAGGGAGCTGGACGCTAGGAGGAGTAGGCTTCGGGTGCGACTCGGCTCATGGCCGGACAGCTGGAGTAAACTGAAGGACCAGCTGGGTTTCTCTCTCCATTCTGAGCTGGCACAGTTCCTGCTGGACAG TTACTCCTGTAAAGTGTGCAGCTCAGGTTCAG GCGATGGGAATGAAGTGGTCTCTGTAACCGTATCTTCTCTGGATCAGCTGATCCTGCTGGTCCACAGTCACGGTCAGCAGTGCCCTTCGACCCCGAGACTGCAACCTGACCCGtgcagacaggaagtgaaggagagacCGCTGGCGGAAGATCCTGAAACCTTCACAAGATTGTCTGAAACAGCAGAACTGCACCTTAGGTACGTCTGCGAAGGCGGACACGCGTTCACCTGGTGTCCGATACACACCCAGAGGGACGACGACGGAGAGATGAGTAAACGAGGCAGTGCTGCTCCTTCAGGGATCAGGGAACGACAGAGGAAAGGAACGAAACAGGATGAGGTGTTCAGGACGAGGAGCGCAAGAGGGAGAAGTGTCAACGATGGATTCGGACAGAGCGACGAGACGGAACGAGTCACCTCGCCTGCCTCAGGAGAAAATGAGGAAGCCG AACAACTTTGTGACCGCGATGTACAGGTTGCAGCTTCACAGGAAGGAAGTGATGCGTCTCTTCTTCTTGCCTCAACCACAGAGATAAG GGATGTGCTACAGGCTGCAGTTCCGAACTCCACCACCAGAGGGCGTGAGAGGACAGAAGATGCTCCTGAGACGCGGAAAGCCGAGCAGTGCAGGAGGAGAGCAGGAGCGAGGAGAAAATCCAGCAG ACAGAAAGACGAGGTTTCACAGATGAGCAGCAGAAGGAACAG aaaaccAACTCCCAAGCTGATTTTACCCTGTGAGTTTGACGGCTGCTGGAAGATATTTTCTAGCCGTCAGTACCTCAAC caccATATGAAGTACCAGCACTTCCAGCAGAAGACCTTCGCCTGCTCTCATCCCTCCTGTGGGAAATCCTTCAACTTCAAGAAGCACCTTAAAGAACACGAGAAGCTGCACAGCG aTCAGAGAGACTACATCTGTGAATTCTGCGCTCGTGCCTTTCGCACCAGCAGCAACCTGACCATCCACCGCAGAATCCACACGGGAGAGAAACCACTGCA gTGCGAGGTGTGTGGCTTCACCTGCCGTCAGAAGGCGTCTCTGAACTGGCACATGCGTAAACACGACGCTGAGCGCGGCTACCGGTTTGCGTGCGAGATCTGCGGCCGCCGCTTCGAGAAGAGGGACAACGTGACCGCTCATCGGAGTAAGAGTCACCCAGATCACGTCACCTCTGACCTTCCTAAAGAGTCTACGGCCAATGACCTTTGA
- the znf692 gene encoding zinc finger protein 692 isoform X3, translated as MQRKEKRAEYGSLRNILHLFFGRLFLLSIMASNKEAQRRQRRRELDARRSRLRVRLGSWPDSWSKLKDQLGFSLHSELAQFLLDSYSCKVCSSGSGDGNEVVSVTVSSLDQLILLVHSHGQQCPSTPRLQPDPCRQEVKERPLAEDPETFTRLSETAELHLRYVCEGGHAFTWCPIHTQRDDDGEMSKRGSAAPSGIRERQRKGTKQDEVFRTRSARGRSVNDGFGQSDETERVTSPASGENEEAEQLCDRDVQVAASQEGSDASLLLASTTEISAETEADDSSNIRDELLNPVERDVLQAAVPNSTTRGRERTEDAPETRKAEQCRRRAGARRKSSRQKDEVSQMSSRRNRKPTPKLILPCEFDGCWKIFSSRQYLNHHMKYQHFQQKTFACSHPSCGKSFNFKKHLKEHEKLHSDQRDYICEFCARAFRTSSNLTIHRRIHTGEKPLQCEVCGFTCRQKASLNWHMRKHDAERGYRFACEICGRRFEKRDNVTAHRSKSHPDHVTSDLPKESTANDL; from the exons atgcaaagaaaagagaagagggCCGAGTATGGATCCCTGAGGAACATCCTACACTTGTTTTTTG GGCGTTTATTtcttctctccatcatggcTTCTAATAAAGAGGCTCAGCGCAGGCAGCGGCGGAGGGAGCTGGACGCTAGGAGGAGTAGGCTTCGGGTGCGACTCGGCTCATGGCCGGACAGCTGGAGTAAACTGAAGGACCAGCTGGGTTTCTCTCTCCATTCTGAGCTGGCACAGTTCCTGCTGGACAG TTACTCCTGTAAAGTGTGCAGCTCAGGTTCAG GCGATGGGAATGAAGTGGTCTCTGTAACCGTATCTTCTCTGGATCAGCTGATCCTGCTGGTCCACAGTCACGGTCAGCAGTGCCCTTCGACCCCGAGACTGCAACCTGACCCGtgcagacaggaagtgaaggagagacCGCTGGCGGAAGATCCTGAAACCTTCACAAGATTGTCTGAAACAGCAGAACTGCACCTTAGGTACGTCTGCGAAGGCGGACACGCGTTCACCTGGTGTCCGATACACACCCAGAGGGACGACGACGGAGAGATGAGTAAACGAGGCAGTGCTGCTCCTTCAGGGATCAGGGAACGACAGAGGAAAGGAACGAAACAGGATGAGGTGTTCAGGACGAGGAGCGCAAGAGGGAGAAGTGTCAACGATGGATTCGGACAGAGCGACGAGACGGAACGAGTCACCTCGCCTGCCTCAGGAGAAAATGAGGAAGCCG AACAACTTTGTGACCGCGATGTACAGGTTGCAGCTTCACAGGAAGGAAGTGATGCGTCTCTTCTTCTTGCCTCAACCACAGAGATAAG CGCTGAGACTGAAGCTGACGATTCTTCAAATATCAGAGATGAGCTCCTGAACCCTGTGGAGAG GGATGTGCTACAGGCTGCAGTTCCGAACTCCACCACCAGAGGGCGTGAGAGGACAGAAGATGCTCCTGAGACGCGGAAAGCCGAGCAGTGCAGGAGGAGAGCAGGAGCGAGGAGAAAATCCAGCAG ACAGAAAGACGAGGTTTCACAGATGAGCAGCAGAAGGAACAG aaaaccAACTCCCAAGCTGATTTTACCCTGTGAGTTTGACGGCTGCTGGAAGATATTTTCTAGCCGTCAGTACCTCAAC caccATATGAAGTACCAGCACTTCCAGCAGAAGACCTTCGCCTGCTCTCATCCCTCCTGTGGGAAATCCTTCAACTTCAAGAAGCACCTTAAAGAACACGAGAAGCTGCACAGCG aTCAGAGAGACTACATCTGTGAATTCTGCGCTCGTGCCTTTCGCACCAGCAGCAACCTGACCATCCACCGCAGAATCCACACGGGAGAGAAACCACTGCA gTGCGAGGTGTGTGGCTTCACCTGCCGTCAGAAGGCGTCTCTGAACTGGCACATGCGTAAACACGACGCTGAGCGCGGCTACCGGTTTGCGTGCGAGATCTGCGGCCGCCGCTTCGAGAAGAGGGACAACGTGACCGCTCATCGGAGTAAGAGTCACCCAGATCACGTCACCTCTGACCTTCCTAAAGAGTCTACGGCCAATGACCTTTGA
- the znf692 gene encoding zinc finger protein 692 isoform X1: protein MFFSESKKTKPPECSRKLNSFRGNGYVVQMSTEPLLTICFTHIPTPGRLFLLSIMASNKEAQRRQRRRELDARRSRLRVRLGSWPDSWSKLKDQLGFSLHSELAQFLLDSYSCKVCSSGSGDGNEVVSVTVSSLDQLILLVHSHGQQCPSTPRLQPDPCRQEVKERPLAEDPETFTRLSETAELHLRYVCEGGHAFTWCPIHTQRDDDGEMSKRGSAAPSGIRERQRKGTKQDEVFRTRSARGRSVNDGFGQSDETERVTSPASGENEEAEQLCDRDVQVAASQEGSDASLLLASTTEISAETEADDSSNIRDELLNPVERDVLQAAVPNSTTRGRERTEDAPETRKAEQCRRRAGARRKSSRQKDEVSQMSSRRNRKPTPKLILPCEFDGCWKIFSSRQYLNHHMKYQHFQQKTFACSHPSCGKSFNFKKHLKEHEKLHSDQRDYICEFCARAFRTSSNLTIHRRIHTGEKPLQCEVCGFTCRQKASLNWHMRKHDAERGYRFACEICGRRFEKRDNVTAHRSKSHPDHVTSDLPKESTANDL from the exons ATGTTCTTCTCTGAAAGTAAGAAAACCAAACCCCCTGAATGTTCTAGAAAGCTCAACAGCTTCAGAGGCAACGGATATGTTGTTCAAATGAGCACAGAGCCCTTATTAACGATCTGCTTTACTCACATTCCTACTCCAGGGCGTTTATTtcttctctccatcatggcTTCTAATAAAGAGGCTCAGCGCAGGCAGCGGCGGAGGGAGCTGGACGCTAGGAGGAGTAGGCTTCGGGTGCGACTCGGCTCATGGCCGGACAGCTGGAGTAAACTGAAGGACCAGCTGGGTTTCTCTCTCCATTCTGAGCTGGCACAGTTCCTGCTGGACAG TTACTCCTGTAAAGTGTGCAGCTCAGGTTCAG GCGATGGGAATGAAGTGGTCTCTGTAACCGTATCTTCTCTGGATCAGCTGATCCTGCTGGTCCACAGTCACGGTCAGCAGTGCCCTTCGACCCCGAGACTGCAACCTGACCCGtgcagacaggaagtgaaggagagacCGCTGGCGGAAGATCCTGAAACCTTCACAAGATTGTCTGAAACAGCAGAACTGCACCTTAGGTACGTCTGCGAAGGCGGACACGCGTTCACCTGGTGTCCGATACACACCCAGAGGGACGACGACGGAGAGATGAGTAAACGAGGCAGTGCTGCTCCTTCAGGGATCAGGGAACGACAGAGGAAAGGAACGAAACAGGATGAGGTGTTCAGGACGAGGAGCGCAAGAGGGAGAAGTGTCAACGATGGATTCGGACAGAGCGACGAGACGGAACGAGTCACCTCGCCTGCCTCAGGAGAAAATGAGGAAGCCG AACAACTTTGTGACCGCGATGTACAGGTTGCAGCTTCACAGGAAGGAAGTGATGCGTCTCTTCTTCTTGCCTCAACCACAGAGATAAG CGCTGAGACTGAAGCTGACGATTCTTCAAATATCAGAGATGAGCTCCTGAACCCTGTGGAGAG GGATGTGCTACAGGCTGCAGTTCCGAACTCCACCACCAGAGGGCGTGAGAGGACAGAAGATGCTCCTGAGACGCGGAAAGCCGAGCAGTGCAGGAGGAGAGCAGGAGCGAGGAGAAAATCCAGCAG ACAGAAAGACGAGGTTTCACAGATGAGCAGCAGAAGGAACAG aaaaccAACTCCCAAGCTGATTTTACCCTGTGAGTTTGACGGCTGCTGGAAGATATTTTCTAGCCGTCAGTACCTCAAC caccATATGAAGTACCAGCACTTCCAGCAGAAGACCTTCGCCTGCTCTCATCCCTCCTGTGGGAAATCCTTCAACTTCAAGAAGCACCTTAAAGAACACGAGAAGCTGCACAGCG aTCAGAGAGACTACATCTGTGAATTCTGCGCTCGTGCCTTTCGCACCAGCAGCAACCTGACCATCCACCGCAGAATCCACACGGGAGAGAAACCACTGCA gTGCGAGGTGTGTGGCTTCACCTGCCGTCAGAAGGCGTCTCTGAACTGGCACATGCGTAAACACGACGCTGAGCGCGGCTACCGGTTTGCGTGCGAGATCTGCGGCCGCCGCTTCGAGAAGAGGGACAACGTGACCGCTCATCGGAGTAAGAGTCACCCAGATCACGTCACCTCTGACCTTCCTAAAGAGTCTACGGCCAATGACCTTTGA
- the znf692 gene encoding zinc finger protein 692 isoform X5, translated as MFFSESKKTKPPECSRKLNSFRGNGYVVQMSTEPLLTICFTHIPTPGRLFLLSIMASNKEAQRRQRRRELDARRSRLRVRLGSWPDSWSKLKDQLGFSLHSELAQFLLDSYSCKVCSSGSGDGNEVVSVTVSSLDQLILLVHSHGQQCPSTPRLQPDPCRQEVKERPLAEDPETFTRLSETAELHLRYVCEGGHAFTWCPIHTQRDDDGEMSKRGSAAPSGIRERQRKGTKQDEVFRTRSARGRSVNDGFGQSDETERVTSPASGENEEAEQLCDRDVQVAASQEGSDASLLLASTTEISAETEADDSSNIRDELLNPVERDVLQAAVPNSTTRGRERTEDAPETRKAEQCRRRAGARRKSSRQKDEVSQMSSRRNRKPTPKLILPCEFDGCWKIFSSRQYLNHHMKYQHFQQKTFACSHPSCGKSFNFKKHLKEHEKLHSGARCVASPAVRRRL; from the exons ATGTTCTTCTCTGAAAGTAAGAAAACCAAACCCCCTGAATGTTCTAGAAAGCTCAACAGCTTCAGAGGCAACGGATATGTTGTTCAAATGAGCACAGAGCCCTTATTAACGATCTGCTTTACTCACATTCCTACTCCAGGGCGTTTATTtcttctctccatcatggcTTCTAATAAAGAGGCTCAGCGCAGGCAGCGGCGGAGGGAGCTGGACGCTAGGAGGAGTAGGCTTCGGGTGCGACTCGGCTCATGGCCGGACAGCTGGAGTAAACTGAAGGACCAGCTGGGTTTCTCTCTCCATTCTGAGCTGGCACAGTTCCTGCTGGACAG TTACTCCTGTAAAGTGTGCAGCTCAGGTTCAG GCGATGGGAATGAAGTGGTCTCTGTAACCGTATCTTCTCTGGATCAGCTGATCCTGCTGGTCCACAGTCACGGTCAGCAGTGCCCTTCGACCCCGAGACTGCAACCTGACCCGtgcagacaggaagtgaaggagagacCGCTGGCGGAAGATCCTGAAACCTTCACAAGATTGTCTGAAACAGCAGAACTGCACCTTAGGTACGTCTGCGAAGGCGGACACGCGTTCACCTGGTGTCCGATACACACCCAGAGGGACGACGACGGAGAGATGAGTAAACGAGGCAGTGCTGCTCCTTCAGGGATCAGGGAACGACAGAGGAAAGGAACGAAACAGGATGAGGTGTTCAGGACGAGGAGCGCAAGAGGGAGAAGTGTCAACGATGGATTCGGACAGAGCGACGAGACGGAACGAGTCACCTCGCCTGCCTCAGGAGAAAATGAGGAAGCCG AACAACTTTGTGACCGCGATGTACAGGTTGCAGCTTCACAGGAAGGAAGTGATGCGTCTCTTCTTCTTGCCTCAACCACAGAGATAAG CGCTGAGACTGAAGCTGACGATTCTTCAAATATCAGAGATGAGCTCCTGAACCCTGTGGAGAG GGATGTGCTACAGGCTGCAGTTCCGAACTCCACCACCAGAGGGCGTGAGAGGACAGAAGATGCTCCTGAGACGCGGAAAGCCGAGCAGTGCAGGAGGAGAGCAGGAGCGAGGAGAAAATCCAGCAG ACAGAAAGACGAGGTTTCACAGATGAGCAGCAGAAGGAACAG aaaaccAACTCCCAAGCTGATTTTACCCTGTGAGTTTGACGGCTGCTGGAAGATATTTTCTAGCCGTCAGTACCTCAAC caccATATGAAGTACCAGCACTTCCAGCAGAAGACCTTCGCCTGCTCTCATCCCTCCTGTGGGAAATCCTTCAACTTCAAGAAGCACCTTAAAGAACACGAGAAGCTGCACAGCG gTGCGAGGTGTGTGGCTTCACCTGCCGTCAGAAGGCGTCTCTGA
- the znf692 gene encoding zinc finger protein 692 isoform X4, translating to MASNKEAQRRQRRRELDARRSRLRVRLGSWPDSWSKLKDQLGFSLHSELAQFLLDSYSCKVCSSGSGDGNEVVSVTVSSLDQLILLVHSHGQQCPSTPRLQPDPCRQEVKERPLAEDPETFTRLSETAELHLRYVCEGGHAFTWCPIHTQRDDDGEMSKRGSAAPSGIRERQRKGTKQDEVFRTRSARGRSVNDGFGQSDETERVTSPASGENEEAEQLCDRDVQVAASQEGSDASLLLASTTEISAETEADDSSNIRDELLNPVERDVLQAAVPNSTTRGRERTEDAPETRKAEQCRRRAGARRKSSRQKDEVSQMSSRRNRKPTPKLILPCEFDGCWKIFSSRQYLNHHMKYQHFQQKTFACSHPSCGKSFNFKKHLKEHEKLHSDQRDYICEFCARAFRTSSNLTIHRRIHTGEKPLQCEVCGFTCRQKASLNWHMRKHDAERGYRFACEICGRRFEKRDNVTAHRSKSHPDHVTSDLPKESTANDL from the exons atggcTTCTAATAAAGAGGCTCAGCGCAGGCAGCGGCGGAGGGAGCTGGACGCTAGGAGGAGTAGGCTTCGGGTGCGACTCGGCTCATGGCCGGACAGCTGGAGTAAACTGAAGGACCAGCTGGGTTTCTCTCTCCATTCTGAGCTGGCACAGTTCCTGCTGGACAG TTACTCCTGTAAAGTGTGCAGCTCAGGTTCAG GCGATGGGAATGAAGTGGTCTCTGTAACCGTATCTTCTCTGGATCAGCTGATCCTGCTGGTCCACAGTCACGGTCAGCAGTGCCCTTCGACCCCGAGACTGCAACCTGACCCGtgcagacaggaagtgaaggagagacCGCTGGCGGAAGATCCTGAAACCTTCACAAGATTGTCTGAAACAGCAGAACTGCACCTTAGGTACGTCTGCGAAGGCGGACACGCGTTCACCTGGTGTCCGATACACACCCAGAGGGACGACGACGGAGAGATGAGTAAACGAGGCAGTGCTGCTCCTTCAGGGATCAGGGAACGACAGAGGAAAGGAACGAAACAGGATGAGGTGTTCAGGACGAGGAGCGCAAGAGGGAGAAGTGTCAACGATGGATTCGGACAGAGCGACGAGACGGAACGAGTCACCTCGCCTGCCTCAGGAGAAAATGAGGAAGCCG AACAACTTTGTGACCGCGATGTACAGGTTGCAGCTTCACAGGAAGGAAGTGATGCGTCTCTTCTTCTTGCCTCAACCACAGAGATAAG CGCTGAGACTGAAGCTGACGATTCTTCAAATATCAGAGATGAGCTCCTGAACCCTGTGGAGAG GGATGTGCTACAGGCTGCAGTTCCGAACTCCACCACCAGAGGGCGTGAGAGGACAGAAGATGCTCCTGAGACGCGGAAAGCCGAGCAGTGCAGGAGGAGAGCAGGAGCGAGGAGAAAATCCAGCAG ACAGAAAGACGAGGTTTCACAGATGAGCAGCAGAAGGAACAG aaaaccAACTCCCAAGCTGATTTTACCCTGTGAGTTTGACGGCTGCTGGAAGATATTTTCTAGCCGTCAGTACCTCAAC caccATATGAAGTACCAGCACTTCCAGCAGAAGACCTTCGCCTGCTCTCATCCCTCCTGTGGGAAATCCTTCAACTTCAAGAAGCACCTTAAAGAACACGAGAAGCTGCACAGCG aTCAGAGAGACTACATCTGTGAATTCTGCGCTCGTGCCTTTCGCACCAGCAGCAACCTGACCATCCACCGCAGAATCCACACGGGAGAGAAACCACTGCA gTGCGAGGTGTGTGGCTTCACCTGCCGTCAGAAGGCGTCTCTGAACTGGCACATGCGTAAACACGACGCTGAGCGCGGCTACCGGTTTGCGTGCGAGATCTGCGGCCGCCGCTTCGAGAAGAGGGACAACGTGACCGCTCATCGGAGTAAGAGTCACCCAGATCACGTCACCTCTGACCTTCCTAAAGAGTCTACGGCCAATGACCTTTGA